The following proteins come from a genomic window of Miscanthus floridulus cultivar M001 chromosome 2, ASM1932011v1, whole genome shotgun sequence:
- the LOC136520223 gene encoding plasma membrane ATPase 1-like isoform X2, producing the protein MADKEGTLDAVLKEAVDLENIQLEEVFENLRCSRGGLTSEQAQQRLQLFGPNKLEEEEESKFLKFLGFMWNPLSWVMEAAAIMAIALANGGGKPPDWQDFVGIITLLLINSTISFIEENNAGNAAAALMARLAPKAKVLRDGNWAEEEAAILVPGDIISIKLGDIIPADARLLDGDPLKIDQSALTGESLPVTKGPGDGVYSGSTVKQGEIEAVVIATGVHTFFGKAAHLVNSTNQVGHFQKVLTAIGNFCICSIAVGMFVEIIVMYPIQHRAYRPGIDNLLVLLIGGIPIAMPTVLSVTMAIGSHRLAQQGAITKRMTAIEEMAGMDVLCSDKTGTLTLNKLTVDKNLIEVFERGVTQDQVILMAARASRIENQDAIDTAIVGMLADPKEARAGIQEVHFLPFNPTDKRTALTYIDSDGKMYRVSKGAPEQILNLAYNKSEIERRVHAVIDKFAESGLRSLAVAYQEVPDGRKESPGGPWHFVALMPLFDPPRHDSAETIQRALNLGVNVKMITGDQLAIGKETGRRLGMGTNMYPSSALLGQNKDESIAALPVDDLIEKADGFAGVFPEHKYEIVKRLQARKHICGMTGDGVNDAPALKKADIGIAVADATDAARSASDIVLTEPGLSVIISAVLTSRAIFQRMKNYTIYAVSITIRIVLGFMLLALIWEFDFPPFMVLIIAILNDGTIMTISKDRVKPSPLPDSWKLAENFTTGIVLGGYLAVMTVIFFWAAYKTNFFPRIFHVESLEKTAQDDYQKLASAVYLQVSTISQALIFVTRSRSWSFVERPGFLLVFAFLVAQLIATLIAVYANWGFTSIKGIGWGWAGVVWLYNLVFYFPLDILKFLIRYALSGKAWDLVIEQRIAFTRKKNFGKEERALKWAHAQRTLHGLQPPDAKLFPERVNELNQMAEEAKRRAEIARLRELHTLKGHVESVVKLKGLDIDTIQQSYTV; encoded by the exons ATGGCCGACAAGGAGGGGACCCTGGACGCCGTCCTCAAGGAGGCCGTCGACTTG GAGAACATCCAACTTGAGGAAGTTTTTGAGAATCTGAGATGCAGCCGTGGGGGGCTCACTTCAGAGCAGGCGCAGCAGCGCCTGCAACTATTTGGCCCCAACAAGCTCGAAGAGGAGGAG GAGAGCAAATTTCTCAAGTTTCTGGGATTCATGTGGAACCCATTGTCATGGGTCATGGAGGCTGCAGCTATTATGGCCATCGCACTGGCCAATGGTGGG GGGAAGCCACCAGACTGGCAGGATTTCGTTGGTATCATCACACTGCTGCTTATCAACTCAACTATCAGTTTCATTGAGGAAAATAATGCGGGGAATGCTGCTGCGGCACTTATGGCCCGCCTTGCACCAAAAGCCAAG GTGCTTCGTGATGGCAATTGGGCCGAGGAAGAGGCAGCCATCCTTGTGCCTGGGGACATAATCAGCATTAAACTTGGAGATATCATTCCTGCAGATGCTCGGCTCCTTGATGGAGATCCCTTGAAGATCGATCAG TCTGCTCTAACTGGAGAATCATTGCCAGTCACCAAAGGTCCTGGTGATGGTGTCTACTCTGGTTCAACTGTCAAGCAGGGTGAGATTGAGGCTGTTGTCATAGCAACTGGTGTCCACACTTTCTTTGGGAAGGCTGCACATCTTGTCAACTCCACAAATCAAGTTGGCCATTTCCAGAAG GTCTTGACAGCCATTGGGAACTTTTGTATTTGCTCAATTGCTGTGGGGATGTTCGTTGAGATAATTGTCATGTACCCTATCCAGCATAGGGCGTATCGTCCTGGGATTGACAATCTTTTGGTCCTCCTCATTGGAGGCATTCCCATAGCAATGCCTACAGTTTTGTCTGTGACCATGGCAATTGGGTCCCATCGCTTGGCTCAACAG GGAGCTATAACAAAAAGAATGACTGCAATTGAAGAGATGGCTGGTATGGATGTACTTTGTAGTGACAAAACTGGAACTCTGACTCTGAATAAACTCACAGTGGACAAGAACCTCATTGAG GTTTTTGAAAGGGGGGTGACTCAAGACCAAGTAATTCTGATGGCTGCTAGAGCATCCCGAATAGAAAATCAAGATGCTATTGATACTGCAATAGTTGGGATGCTAGCTGATCCAAAAGAG GCCCGTGCTGGTATTCAAGAGGTTCATTTCCTTCCATTTAATCCTACCGACAAAAGAACTGCCTTGACATACATTGACAGTGATGGGAAGATGTACCGTGTTAGTAAAGGTGCGCCAGAGCAG ATTCTCAACCTCGCCTACAATAAGTCAGAGATAGAACGAAGAGTTCATGCTGTAATTGACAAGTTTGCTGAGAGTGGACTTAGATCACTTGCTGTAGCATATCAG GAAGTTCCAGATGGAAGGAAAGAGAGTCCTGGTGGGCCATGGCATTTCGTTGCTCTTATGCCACTCTTTGATCCTCCAAGGCATGACAGTGCAGAAACAATACAAAGGGCACTGAACCTTGGTGTTAATGTGAAAATGATCACAG GTGATCAGCTAGCAATTGGGAAGGAAACAGGACGTCGGTTAGGCATGGGTACTAACATGTACCCTTCCTCTGCTTTGCTGGGACAGAACAAGGATGAGTCTATTGCTGCTTTACCTGTTGACGATTTAATTGAGAAAGCAGATGGTTTTGCTGGCGTATTCCCCG aGCACAAATATGAGATTGTAAAACGTCTGCAAGCACGAAAACACATTTGTGGAATGACTGGTGATGGAGTAAATGATGCTCCGGCCCTAAAGAAAGCTGATATTGGTATAGCAGTTGCTGATGCCACTGATGCAGCCAGGAGTGCTTCTGATATTGTCCTAACAGAACCTGGCCTAAGTGTAATAATTAGCGCTGTTCTTACTAGCCGAGCGATTTTCCAGCGGATGAAGAACTACACT ATCTATGCTGTCTCCATTACAATACGTATCGTG CTAGGATTCATGCTACTCGCCCTCATATGGGAGTTCGATTTCCCACCATTTATGGTCCTTATTATTGCAATTCTAAATGACG GTACCATAATGACCATATCAAAGGATCGAGTAAAGCCTTCCCCTCTACCTGACAGCTGGAAGCTGGCTGAGAATTTCACAACTGGAATTGTGCTTGGTGGATACCTGGCAGTGATGACTGTCATCTTCTTCTGGGCTGCATATAAGACAAACTTTTTCCCT AGGATCTTTCACGTTGAAAGCCTTGAGAAGACAGCTCAAGATGATTACCAGAAACTTGCCTCTGCTGTATATCTCCAAGTCAGCACCATCAGTCAGGCTCTCATCTTCGTGACAAGGTCTCGCAGCTGGTCATTTGTTGAGCGCCCTGGCTTTCTATTAGTGTTTGCTTTCTTGGTCGCGCAGCTG ATAGCTACATTGATAGCTGTATACGCTAACTGGGGATTCACTTCAATCAAAGGCATTGGATGGGGCTGGGCTGGTGTGGTGTGGCTCTACAATCTCGTCTTTTACTTCCCACTCGACATCCTCAAGTTCCTCATCCGATACGCTCTGAGTGGGAAAGCATGGGATCTTGTCATTGAGCAAAGG ATTGCATTTACAAGGAAGAAGAACTTTGGTAAGGAAGAGAGGGCGCTCAAGTGGGCACATGCGCAGAGGACGCTCCATGGGCTGCAGCCACCGGATGCTAAGCTGTTCCCTGAAAGGGTGAACGAGCTGAATCAAATGGCAGAAGAGGCGAAACGCAGGGCTGAGATTGCAAG GCTGAGGGAGCTTCACACGCTGAAGGGGCATGTGGAGTCGGTTGTGAAGCTCAAGGGCCTGGACATCGATACCATCCAGCAGTCATACACAGTCTGA
- the LOC136520223 gene encoding plasma membrane ATPase 1-like isoform X1: MADKEGTLDAVLKEAVDLENIQLEEVFENLRCSRGGLTSEQAQQRLQLFGPNKLEEEEESKFLKFLGFMWNPLSWVMEAAAIMAIALANGGGKPPDWQDFVGIITLLLINSTISFIEENNAGNAAAALMARLAPKAKVLRDGNWAEEEAAILVPGDIISIKLGDIIPADARLLDGDPLKIDQSALTGESLPVTKGPGDGVYSGSTVKQGEIEAVVIATGVHTFFGKAAHLVNSTNQVGHFQKVLTAIGNFCICSIAVGMFVEIIVMYPIQHRAYRPGIDNLLVLLIGGIPIAMPTVLSVTMAIGSHRLAQQGAITKRMTAIEEMAGMDVLCSDKTGTLTLNKLTVDKNLIEVFERGVTQDQVILMAARASRIENQDAIDTAIVGMLADPKEARAGIQEVHFLPFNPTDKRTALTYIDSDGKMYRVSKGAPEQILNLAYNKSEIERRVHAVIDKFAESGLRSLAVAYQEVPDGRKESPGGPWHFVALMPLFDPPRHDSAETIQRALNLGVNVKMITGDQLAIGKETGRRLGMGTNMYPSSALLGQNKDESIAALPVDDLIEKADGFAGVFPGMFQFSSGVGVGVGGSSVDNGEKKHDDRLSVSFFSFSEHKYEIVKRLQARKHICGMTGDGVNDAPALKKADIGIAVADATDAARSASDIVLTEPGLSVIISAVLTSRAIFQRMKNYTIYAVSITIRIVLGFMLLALIWEFDFPPFMVLIIAILNDGTIMTISKDRVKPSPLPDSWKLAENFTTGIVLGGYLAVMTVIFFWAAYKTNFFPRIFHVESLEKTAQDDYQKLASAVYLQVSTISQALIFVTRSRSWSFVERPGFLLVFAFLVAQLIATLIAVYANWGFTSIKGIGWGWAGVVWLYNLVFYFPLDILKFLIRYALSGKAWDLVIEQRIAFTRKKNFGKEERALKWAHAQRTLHGLQPPDAKLFPERVNELNQMAEEAKRRAEIARLRELHTLKGHVESVVKLKGLDIDTIQQSYTV, from the exons ATGGCCGACAAGGAGGGGACCCTGGACGCCGTCCTCAAGGAGGCCGTCGACTTG GAGAACATCCAACTTGAGGAAGTTTTTGAGAATCTGAGATGCAGCCGTGGGGGGCTCACTTCAGAGCAGGCGCAGCAGCGCCTGCAACTATTTGGCCCCAACAAGCTCGAAGAGGAGGAG GAGAGCAAATTTCTCAAGTTTCTGGGATTCATGTGGAACCCATTGTCATGGGTCATGGAGGCTGCAGCTATTATGGCCATCGCACTGGCCAATGGTGGG GGGAAGCCACCAGACTGGCAGGATTTCGTTGGTATCATCACACTGCTGCTTATCAACTCAACTATCAGTTTCATTGAGGAAAATAATGCGGGGAATGCTGCTGCGGCACTTATGGCCCGCCTTGCACCAAAAGCCAAG GTGCTTCGTGATGGCAATTGGGCCGAGGAAGAGGCAGCCATCCTTGTGCCTGGGGACATAATCAGCATTAAACTTGGAGATATCATTCCTGCAGATGCTCGGCTCCTTGATGGAGATCCCTTGAAGATCGATCAG TCTGCTCTAACTGGAGAATCATTGCCAGTCACCAAAGGTCCTGGTGATGGTGTCTACTCTGGTTCAACTGTCAAGCAGGGTGAGATTGAGGCTGTTGTCATAGCAACTGGTGTCCACACTTTCTTTGGGAAGGCTGCACATCTTGTCAACTCCACAAATCAAGTTGGCCATTTCCAGAAG GTCTTGACAGCCATTGGGAACTTTTGTATTTGCTCAATTGCTGTGGGGATGTTCGTTGAGATAATTGTCATGTACCCTATCCAGCATAGGGCGTATCGTCCTGGGATTGACAATCTTTTGGTCCTCCTCATTGGAGGCATTCCCATAGCAATGCCTACAGTTTTGTCTGTGACCATGGCAATTGGGTCCCATCGCTTGGCTCAACAG GGAGCTATAACAAAAAGAATGACTGCAATTGAAGAGATGGCTGGTATGGATGTACTTTGTAGTGACAAAACTGGAACTCTGACTCTGAATAAACTCACAGTGGACAAGAACCTCATTGAG GTTTTTGAAAGGGGGGTGACTCAAGACCAAGTAATTCTGATGGCTGCTAGAGCATCCCGAATAGAAAATCAAGATGCTATTGATACTGCAATAGTTGGGATGCTAGCTGATCCAAAAGAG GCCCGTGCTGGTATTCAAGAGGTTCATTTCCTTCCATTTAATCCTACCGACAAAAGAACTGCCTTGACATACATTGACAGTGATGGGAAGATGTACCGTGTTAGTAAAGGTGCGCCAGAGCAG ATTCTCAACCTCGCCTACAATAAGTCAGAGATAGAACGAAGAGTTCATGCTGTAATTGACAAGTTTGCTGAGAGTGGACTTAGATCACTTGCTGTAGCATATCAG GAAGTTCCAGATGGAAGGAAAGAGAGTCCTGGTGGGCCATGGCATTTCGTTGCTCTTATGCCACTCTTTGATCCTCCAAGGCATGACAGTGCAGAAACAATACAAAGGGCACTGAACCTTGGTGTTAATGTGAAAATGATCACAG GTGATCAGCTAGCAATTGGGAAGGAAACAGGACGTCGGTTAGGCATGGGTACTAACATGTACCCTTCCTCTGCTTTGCTGGGACAGAACAAGGATGAGTCTATTGCTGCTTTACCTGTTGACGATTTAATTGAGAAAGCAGATGGTTTTGCTGGCGTATTCCCCGGTATGTTTCAATTCAGTagcggggtgggggtgggggtggggggatcCAGTGTAGATAATGGGGAAAAAAAGCATGACGACAGGTTAAGtgtttcttttttctctttttcagaGCACAAATATGAGATTGTAAAACGTCTGCAAGCACGAAAACACATTTGTGGAATGACTGGTGATGGAGTAAATGATGCTCCGGCCCTAAAGAAAGCTGATATTGGTATAGCAGTTGCTGATGCCACTGATGCAGCCAGGAGTGCTTCTGATATTGTCCTAACAGAACCTGGCCTAAGTGTAATAATTAGCGCTGTTCTTACTAGCCGAGCGATTTTCCAGCGGATGAAGAACTACACT ATCTATGCTGTCTCCATTACAATACGTATCGTG CTAGGATTCATGCTACTCGCCCTCATATGGGAGTTCGATTTCCCACCATTTATGGTCCTTATTATTGCAATTCTAAATGACG GTACCATAATGACCATATCAAAGGATCGAGTAAAGCCTTCCCCTCTACCTGACAGCTGGAAGCTGGCTGAGAATTTCACAACTGGAATTGTGCTTGGTGGATACCTGGCAGTGATGACTGTCATCTTCTTCTGGGCTGCATATAAGACAAACTTTTTCCCT AGGATCTTTCACGTTGAAAGCCTTGAGAAGACAGCTCAAGATGATTACCAGAAACTTGCCTCTGCTGTATATCTCCAAGTCAGCACCATCAGTCAGGCTCTCATCTTCGTGACAAGGTCTCGCAGCTGGTCATTTGTTGAGCGCCCTGGCTTTCTATTAGTGTTTGCTTTCTTGGTCGCGCAGCTG ATAGCTACATTGATAGCTGTATACGCTAACTGGGGATTCACTTCAATCAAAGGCATTGGATGGGGCTGGGCTGGTGTGGTGTGGCTCTACAATCTCGTCTTTTACTTCCCACTCGACATCCTCAAGTTCCTCATCCGATACGCTCTGAGTGGGAAAGCATGGGATCTTGTCATTGAGCAAAGG ATTGCATTTACAAGGAAGAAGAACTTTGGTAAGGAAGAGAGGGCGCTCAAGTGGGCACATGCGCAGAGGACGCTCCATGGGCTGCAGCCACCGGATGCTAAGCTGTTCCCTGAAAGGGTGAACGAGCTGAATCAAATGGCAGAAGAGGCGAAACGCAGGGCTGAGATTGCAAG GCTGAGGGAGCTTCACACGCTGAAGGGGCATGTGGAGTCGGTTGTGAAGCTCAAGGGCCTGGACATCGATACCATCCAGCAGTCATACACAGTCTGA